CCGCCACTCGAAGCGGCCGCGCAAGGAGTTCCGCTGCAAGACGAGCAATTGAAGGCAGCGCAAGCGTTTCAAAAGTCGCTCGATCGACTGGCGCTAAATCTGATTAAGGACGACACTCCGCTCCGACCCAACGAAAGCGACATCTGGTTCCGCCTGATGACTCAGGCGCAGCACAGTTCGGCTGACGAACTCGCCAAGCAATCGCTCAAGGGGATTACCTATCTGCAAATGTTCAAGCAGAGTTCACACTATCGAGGCGATCCGATTCGAATCCGCGGCATTGTGCGCGGAGGTTGGAAGGCGACCGCGGTTCACAATCCGTGGAACTTGAAGGATTACTACGTGCTGTGGATTCATCCCCAAGGTGGCCCGAACTCTCCCATCGTGGTCCATTTGCCCGAGCTTCCTGCTGGCTTTCCCAAAGTCAACGAGCGCGCCCAGGATGGGAGCCTGACGAAACTACATGAAGATGTGGTTGTCGACGCTTACTTCTTCAAGCGGCAAGCTTATCTGGGCCTGGACGGCACTTACACCGCGCCGCTCTTGATTGCCAAAACGGTCAGTTGGATACCGGAAAACTCGCCCGATGCGCGATCGGCCGCCCGAAATTTGGAGTACAGCTGGCCAGTCATTTTGACGATGGTCGCCAGTGCCCTGGCAATTTCGCTCTTCTTTGTGGGCTTCATGTACTGGCGACTCCGCGAGCAAGAGCAACATAGCCCGCACGAAAAGATGATCGCCGCGGCCGATATGTCGCAGCTTCAAGGTGTCGAATTGACGCCCTCCGTTGAAGAAGGACTGAAACAACTAGAACAGGACTACGTTCCGCGCGGCAAATAAGTAGCCCGAGATGAAATTAGCTAACAACCCATGTTGTTATTAGCTTGCCGGCTTTCGTCGGCCAGATAGACGAGCGCGACAAAGTCGTAAAACGCGTGGGCGATGATTGCCGGCACAATGCTGCCGCTCACGAGCATCAACATGCCGAAGTAAAGCCCGGCGATGGTCGCCAGCACGAAGTAGGTGCGGCTCAAAAAGTGGCAGAGGCCAAACGCTACGGACGCAATCACTAGCGAACCTAAGACCGCCCAAGAACCCGGCAACAAGTGAACAAGCCCGGCCTGCAAGAAGCCACGAAAGAGGAGTTCTTCGCCAATGCCGGCAAGACAGGCGATCAACAACAATTCTCCCGCCGTCGCGCCCGCTAAAACTCGCCCCAAAAGGTCAGTCACTTGGTCTTTGACCGCCTGCAGCGGCTGCCCAGGG
Above is a window of Anatilimnocola aggregata DNA encoding:
- a CDS encoding CPBP family intramembrane glutamic endopeptidase, encoding MPATAAQRFVLITVCFEGALAVLALGLGWLLGFSPWYGVPPEGYDLVRASRDILWGLFATAPPVLVLLVEDRIPGQPLQAVKDQVTDLLGRVLAGATAGELLLIACLAGIGEELLFRGFLQAGLVHLLPGSWAVLGSLVIASVAFGLCHFLSRTYFVLATIAGLYFGMLMLVSGSIVPAIIAHAFYDFVALVYLADESRQANNNMGC